One window of Candidatus Paceibacterota bacterium genomic DNA carries:
- the rpsB gene encoding 30S ribosomal protein S2 — MIQDLPIEIFKPSIENKTAIKDMMEAGLFYGHNKTTNHPKALPYVLVSKHSFAILDLNKVIESLAKASDFIKSLYAQGEQILVVGTLASSKGAVEQFATKYDMPYVTERWLGGTLTNFKTIKDRINYYLDLEEKFKSGEVAKYTKKEQLKLEKKLQSLKSKFFGLKNLTKLPAAILIVDPKIHMTALCEARIMKIPVISILDNDDNPELVEYPIVANDSARSSIEYIFKELEKGLTGVKAVKSNK; from the coding sequence ATGATTCAGGATTTACCGATAGAAATTTTTAAGCCTAGTATAGAAAATAAAACTGCCATCAAAGATATGATGGAAGCTGGTTTGTTTTATGGTCACAATAAAACGACCAATCACCCCAAGGCTTTGCCATATGTTTTAGTTTCCAAGCACAGTTTCGCTATTTTGGATCTTAACAAAGTTATAGAATCTTTAGCCAAAGCTAGCGATTTCATTAAGAGCCTTTATGCCCAAGGAGAACAAATTTTAGTAGTTGGCACTTTGGCCAGTTCTAAAGGGGCCGTGGAACAGTTCGCTACTAAATATGACATGCCCTATGTTACTGAGCGTTGGCTAGGTGGTACACTGACTAATTTTAAAACTATCAAAGATAGAATTAATTATTATCTTGACCTGGAAGAGAAATTCAAGAGCGGGGAAGTGGCCAAATATACCAAGAAGGAACAATTAAAGCTAGAAAAGAAATTACAATCATTAAAGAGCAAGTTTTTTGGTTTAAAAAATCTAACCAAATTACCAGCAGCTATTCTTATTGTGGACCCCAAGATTCATATGACAGCCTTGTGTGAGGCTAGGATTATGAAGATACCAGTCATTTCTATCCTAGATAACGATGATAATCCCGAGCTAGTTGAGTATCCTATAGTAGCTAATGATAGCGCTAGAAGTTCTATTGAGTATATTTTCAAAGAGTTAGAGAAAGGGCTTACGGGGGTGAAAGCGGTAAAGTCAAATAAATAA
- the prfA gene encoding peptide chain release factor 1, producing MDFSELKKEKEELLRKLSDPEFFKNAPEMKASAKRLAAIDTYLPILEKSEQLRSAIDQDEALIAKNEDEELTQIAKEEIATYQAELTSLQQKIDDWENQKEGELETKGVILEIRAGVGGDEAAIFASDLLKMYNHYAERQNWPTSLLDSSTNEIGGIKEAIFEIKDSEAYSLLKYEGGVHRVQRVPETEKNGRIHTSTASVAILPKIAIIPIEVRPEDIEETFYRSSGAGGQNVQKVESAVRITHKPTGLVVSCQSERFQRQNRDKAMEMLKIKLWQDQQEKMTANLTAERKAQIGTADRSEKIRTYNIPQDRITDHRIKQSWHNVNRILSGELDEIILALKENMPKYFKGEITGEDEE from the coding sequence ATGGATTTTAGCGAGCTCAAAAAAGAAAAAGAAGAGCTTCTTAGAAAACTCAGCGACCCTGAGTTTTTTAAAAATGCTCCCGAAATGAAAGCTTCTGCTAAACGCCTAGCGGCTATAGACACATATTTACCGATATTGGAGAAAAGCGAACAACTTCGTTCTGCTATTGACCAAGATGAAGCCTTAATAGCCAAAAATGAAGACGAGGAATTAACCCAAATAGCTAAAGAAGAAATTGCTACCTACCAAGCAGAACTAACCTCATTGCAACAAAAGATAGATGATTGGGAAAACCAGAAGGAAGGCGAATTGGAAACCAAAGGTGTTATTTTGGAAATTAGGGCCGGTGTCGGCGGTGACGAAGCGGCTATTTTTGCTTCCGACCTTTTAAAAATGTACAATCATTATGCTGAACGCCAGAACTGGCCGACTTCACTCCTAGATTCCAGTACCAATGAAATTGGCGGTATTAAAGAAGCTATTTTTGAAATTAAAGATAGTGAGGCTTATTCTCTTTTAAAATATGAGGGTGGTGTGCATAGGGTTCAACGCGTCCCTGAGACAGAAAAGAATGGACGCATACACACTTCAACGGCTTCCGTGGCTATCCTGCCAAAAATAGCCATAATTCCCATTGAAGTTAGACCAGAAGATATTGAAGAAACTTTTTACAGGTCATCGGGCGCTGGTGGTCAAAACGTTCAAAAAGTGGAAAGCGCGGTAAGGATTACTCATAAACCTACAGGGCTAGTGGTAAGTTGCCAAAGCGAGCGTTTTCAAAGACAAAACAGAGACAAAGCCATGGAAATGCTCAAAATTAAGCTTTGGCAAGACCAACAAGAGAAAATGACCGCTAATCTAACTGCCGAAAGAAAAGCGCAGATAGGCACAGCCGACCGCAGCGAAAAAATAAGAACTTATAACATTCCTCAGGATCGTATTACCGATCACCGCATTAAACAGTCTTGGCATAACGTTAATAGAATTTTGAGTGGCGAATTAGATGAAATTATTCTAGCTCTAAAAGAAAATATGCCTAAATATTTCAAAGGCGAAATTACTGGCGAAGACGAAGAATAA
- the rpmE gene encoding 50S ribosomal protein L31, translating to MQKDIHPKYYPKAEVTCSCGNKFTVGSTLPKLNVEICSQCHPFYTGEERLVDTAGRVKKFQRRAAASAELKAKKVVKKTRVKKQTASKRI from the coding sequence ATGCAAAAAGATATCCATCCCAAATACTACCCTAAAGCCGAAGTTACCTGCTCCTGCGGTAATAAGTTTACAGTCGGATCAACGCTTCCCAAACTTAATGTGGAAATTTGTTCCCAGTGCCACCCCTTTTACACTGGCGAAGAAAGATTGGTAGATACCGCCGGTCGAGTTAAGAAATTCCAAAGGAGGGCAGCCGCAAGCGCAGAGCTAAAAGCCAAAAAAGTGGTCAAAAAAACCAGAGTAAAAAAACAAACTGCTAGCAAAAGAATTTAA